The nucleotide window CTTTCGAGCGCGCAAGAAGAATCGTAAGGAGCGACGGCACCCATTGGCCGGTGGAAGCCATCAGGAGCGAATTCGCGCGTCAGCTTGGCGAGGCCGCAGACGGCCAATGCCCCCGCTGCGAGGGCTGATCGCAAGCTACGCCGCCTCAATCCACTCCGCCGCCCCGCGCCACAGCGTGTCGCGATGCTCGGGCCGGAAAAATCCAAGATGCCCGATCTTGCTCACGCCGGTATCCGCAGGCGTCACCGTGATGATCTCCGGCGTGATCGAGGTAAATCCCGAACACAGCAATTCGACCGCCGGCGGCGTCGCCCACGGATCGTCGGACATGCAGAGTGCGCGCAACGCGCCGTGGTATTTCGGGAAATTCTGCACGGCTTCGAGCCTGGCATCGTCGAACAGATAGCGCGGGCTCATCACCCAGCGCACCCATTGCAGGAATGCATCCTTCGGCAGATCCATGCCGAGGCCGGCCTCGCCGGGCATGTAGCCGAGCGCGCGGGTTAACGGAGCGCCCACAAAATTCAGCAGGGCGTAGACGCGGTAGCGCTCCGGCGCCGTCATCAGTTTCCAGTAACCGGCCTGAGCGGCGATCAGGAGTGCGCGCGAAATCTCCGAATTGTTCGGCAATAGGCCGAGCGCCTGGCCGCCGAACGAATGCCCGACATAGGCGAAGGGCAGCGCCTTGTAGCGCTCGCGCATCCAGGCGACCGCCGCGGTGATGTCCTGAGCTGCCCAGTCCGACATCGAGGCCTTGAAGCCGACGAGCGATTTCGGCCTGATGGAGCCGGGCAGCGCCTGCTGCCTGGAGTCGCCGGTGCCGCGGTAGTCGTAGGTCAGAACCGCGCAGCCGCGGTGGGCGAGGTAGCCGGCAAAACCCCGGTAGAGCTTGCGGGGAACGGCGGTCGCCGAATTGACCAGGACCGCACGGCGCTTGGCCCCTCGGGGCAGAAACAGCGTCGCGGCAAGGGGATATCCGTCCGTCGCGGGCACCGTGATGTCGTCGCAAAATACGTCGTCCAGTCCCGGCTCGGCCACCGTGTTCTCCTGCCAGCTTTGCGAGCGGCCATAGCAAATGCGAATTCGGATTTCGCCGCAAGAGCTTGTCAGGACTACCGGAAATCTAACTGGCGGTCGGTCCGCAGCCTGTGTATAACCCGGCCTTCGTAACCTTCGACCCGGCTCCGCCGAGGCTTCGCCTTGGTCCTCTCGACTTTGGTCGCGCCGAAGTTTTAACGAACGCGGATAAGTAGCGGTTTTTGCTCAGGAGTTAACGTCATGTCCGAGCGGTGGACGCCCGACAACTGGCGCACCAGGCCGGTGCTGCAGGTGCCCGATTATCCCGATGCCAAGGCATTGGCCGACGTCGAGGCGCAGCTTGCCACGTTTCCCCCGCTGGTGTTCGCCGGTGAAGCCCGTAACCTGAAAAAGGCGCTGGCCCGCGTCGCGGCCGGCGAGGCCTTCCTGCTGCAGGGCGGCGATTGCGCCGAGAGCTTTGCCGAGCACGGCGCCAACAACATCCGCGACTTCTTCCGTGTGCTGCTGCAGATGGCGGTGGTCCTGACTTATGCCGGCGCGCTGCCGGTGGTGAAGGTCGGCCGCATCGCCGGGCAGTTCGCAAAACCGCGCTCGTCGAACACCGAAAAAGTCAACGGCGTCGAGCTGCCGAGCTATCGCGGCGACATCATCAACGATATTGCCTTCACCCCGGAGGCGCGCATCCCCGATCCGCAGCGCCAGTTGATGGCGTATCGGCAGTCGGCGGCGACGCTGAACCTGCTCCGCGCGTTCGCGACCGGCGGCTTTGCCAATCTCGGCAGCGTTCACCAGTGGATGCTCGGTTTTCTCAAGGATTCGCCGCAGTCCCGCCGGTACAAGGAACTGGCGGATCGTATTTCGGACGCGTTGAATTTCATGCGTGCCTGTGGTCTCGACCTCGAAAGCCATCCCGAACTGCGCGCCACCGATTTCTACACCAGCCACGAGGCGCTGCTGCTCGGCTACGAGCAGGCGCTGACCCGGGTCGATTCCACCACCGGCGACTGGTACGCCACCTCAGGCCACATGATCTGGATCGGTGACCGCACCCGCCAGCTCGACCACGGCCATGTCGAATACTTCCGCGGCATCAAGAACCCGATCGGCCTGAAATGCGGCCCCTCGCTGAAGCCGGACGAGCTGTTGAAGCTGATCGACATCCTCAATCCCGACAACGAGGCGGGACGGCTGACGCTGATCAACCGCTTCGGCTCCGACAAGGTCGGCGATCACCTCGCGCCGCTGATACGCGCCGTGCAGCGGGAAGGGCGGGTTGTGGTCTGGTCGTGCGATCCGATGCACGG belongs to Bradyrhizobium icense and includes:
- a CDS encoding class II 3-deoxy-7-phosphoheptulonate synthase produces the protein MSERWTPDNWRTRPVLQVPDYPDAKALADVEAQLATFPPLVFAGEARNLKKALARVAAGEAFLLQGGDCAESFAEHGANNIRDFFRVLLQMAVVLTYAGALPVVKVGRIAGQFAKPRSSNTEKVNGVELPSYRGDIINDIAFTPEARIPDPQRQLMAYRQSAATLNLLRAFATGGFANLGSVHQWMLGFLKDSPQSRRYKELADRISDALNFMRACGLDLESHPELRATDFYTSHEALLLGYEQALTRVDSTTGDWYATSGHMIWIGDRTRQLDHGHVEYFRGIKNPIGLKCGPSLKPDELLKLIDILNPDNEAGRLTLINRFGSDKVGDHLAPLIRAVQREGRVVVWSCDPMHGNTITSTSGYKTRPFDRVLSEVKSFFAIHAAEGTHAGGVHLEMTGQDVTECIGGARAITDEDLNDRYHTVCDPRLNAEQSIDLAFLIAELLKQERAGKAQPMPAAAGL
- a CDS encoding alpha/beta fold hydrolase, with translation MAEPGLDDVFCDDITVPATDGYPLAATLFLPRGAKRRAVLVNSATAVPRKLYRGFAGYLAHRGCAVLTYDYRGTGDSRQQALPGSIRPKSLVGFKASMSDWAAQDITAAVAWMRERYKALPFAYVGHSFGGQALGLLPNNSEISRALLIAAQAGYWKLMTAPERYRVYALLNFVGAPLTRALGYMPGEAGLGMDLPKDAFLQWVRWVMSPRYLFDDARLEAVQNFPKYHGALRALCMSDDPWATPPAVELLCSGFTSITPEIITVTPADTGVSKIGHLGFFRPEHRDTLWRGAAEWIEAA